The Bubalus kerabau isolate K-KA32 ecotype Philippines breed swamp buffalo chromosome X, PCC_UOA_SB_1v2, whole genome shotgun sequence genome has a segment encoding these proteins:
- the LOC129639327 gene encoding cancer/testis antigen family 47 member C1-like has protein sequence MSATEEHDWMPGGLDRAGGRAGCDPSPLGVPAPAWEGTDGVEEAAALLPSLRVSAGLRRGHSGPQATMEVWAIEPLEEEEESDFELEALEEEEHLLEEVEEEETVENDESEQEGAAVVAGHGDPLEQFGPVFWGLVHSLLHSFSYNDHALVWPPGPCPTVKHSSQPPSGPGEGPAPPQEQEDLAEGGEASQVPVPKSVLYFTKEASDYQYEESDEEVQEAEGEEEDSDKKPEEGPVKDLDPAEDSPGEPSCQA, from the exons ATGTCTGCCACAGAGGAGCACGACTGGATGCCAGGTGGCCTGGACAGGGCTGGTGGCAGGGCGGGCTGTGACCCCAGTCCCCTTGGGGTCCCGGCACCGGCTTGGGAGGGGACGGATGGGGTCGAGGAGGCCGCGGCCCTTCTGCCCTCCCTGAGGGTGTCAGCAGGCCTTCGCAGGGGGCACAGTGGGCCACAGGCCACAATGGAAGTGTGGGCTATAGAGCcgttagaggaggaggaggagtctgATTTCGAgctggaggccctggaggaggaggagcacctGTTGGAAGAGGTCGAGGAGGAGGAGACAGTCGAGAATGATGAGAGTGAGCAGGAAGGCGCAGCAGTGGTTGCAGGCCACGGGGACCCCTTGGAGCAGTTTGGGCCTGTGTTCTGGGGTCTGGTCCACTCCCTTCTACACAGTTTCTCCTACAATGACCATGCCCTGGTCTggccccctggcccctgcccaacGGTCAAGCACAGCTCCCAGCCTCCCTCCGGCCCTGGAGAGGGTCCCGCACCTCCTCAGGAGCAGGAAGACCTGGCAGAGGGAGGCGAGGCCTCGCAGG TTCCAGTCCCAAAGTCTGTGTTATACTTCACAAAAGAAGCGAGTGATTATCAGTATGAAGAGTCTGATGAGGAGGTccaagaagctgaaggtgaggaGGAGGACAGCGATAAAAAACCAGAAGAAGGACCTGTAAAGGACCTGGACCCAGCAGAGGACAGCCCCGGAGAACCCAG CTGTCAAGCATAG